In Hypomesus transpacificus isolate Combined female chromosome 4, fHypTra1, whole genome shotgun sequence, the following are encoded in one genomic region:
- the fabp3 gene encoding fatty acid-binding protein, heart: protein MAEAFVGTWNLKETKNFDEYMKALGVGFATRQVGGMTKPITIIAVEGDVVTLKTQSTFKNTEISFKMGEEFDETTADDRKVKSLITLDGGKMVHVQKWDGKETTLVREVSGNALTLTLTLGDVVCTRSYEKA, encoded by the exons ATGGCTGAGGCGTTTGTTGGCACATGGAACCTCAAGGAGACCAAGAATTTTGATGAATACATGAAGGCACTGG gagtggggttcgCCACTCGCCAGGTTGGCGGCATGACCAAGCCCATAACGATCATCGCAGTCGAGGGAGATGTCGTCACCCTGAAAACCCAGAGCACCTTTAAGAACACCGAGATCAGCTTCAAGATGGGAGAGGAGTTTGACGAGACGACCGCAGACGACAGGAAGGTTAAG TCTCTCATAACTCTAGATGGTGGTAAGATGGTGCATGTGCAGAAATGGGACGGCAAAGAGACAACTCTGGTACGAGAAGTCAGTGGAAACGCCCTCACGCTG ACTCTGACGCTGGGGGACGTTGTTTGCACACGTTCCTATGAGAAGGCGTAA
- the zcchc17 gene encoding nucleolar protein of 40 kDa: MAEFEEPEEPGGLDGLPTMYGIFKGEVVSVQTYGAFVKLPGYQKQGLVHVSEMSACRVENASEIVDVGEQVWIKVIGKEVRDDKVKLSFSMKAVNQGTGRDQDPNNVNAEQDERRRRMFRDHTGQRITLEAVFNTTCKNCGCKGHFAKDCFSTPGLQYSLLPEEGDEVEQRQQQPPPKLVPQQDSQKKKKKKKEKKVKKKRKRERKESESDSSSSDGAQRPSQTKRGRHDQDKEERKKKKHKKHKSHKHS; the protein is encoded by the exons ATGGCAGAATTTGAAGAACCCGAAGAACCTGGTGGTCTGGACGGCCTACCAACCATGTATGGTATCTTCAAAGGCGAGGTGGTTTCTGTACAAACCTATGGAGCCTTCGTCAAGCTCCCAGGATACCAGAAGCAGG GTTTGGTGCATGTCAGTGAAATGTCTGCATGTCGAGTAGAAAATGCCTCAGAGATTGTAGATGTGGGAGAACAGGTGTGGATCAAAGTCATCGGGAAAGAG GTCAGAGATGACAAGGTAAAACTCTCCTTCTCAATGAAAGCTGTGAATCAGGGAACAGGACGGGACCAGGACCCTAATAATGTCAACGCTGA GCAGGATGAGCGGAGACGTAGAATGTTCAGAGATCACACTGGACAGAGAATAACACTGGAGGCAGTTTTTAACACCACCTGCAAGAACTGCGGCTGCAAAG GCCACTTTGCCAAAGACTGTTTCTCAACTCCTGGGTTGCAGTACTCGTTGTTGCCTGAAGAGGGCGACGAGGTAGAACAACGGCAGCAGCAGCCACCCCCAAAACTCGTACCACAGCAAGACtctcagaagaaaaaaaagaaaaagaag GAGAAGAAagtgaagaagaagaggaagagggagaggaaagagtcaGAGagcgacagcagcagcagcgacgGAGCGCAGAGGCCGAGCCAGACCAAGAGAGGGCGCCATGACcaagacaaagaggagagaaagaagaagaagcacAAGAAACACAAATCGCACAAGCACAGCTGA